A single region of the Acidimicrobiales bacterium genome encodes:
- the cas2 gene encoding CRISPR-associated endoribonuclease Cas2, which produces MDILVTYDIATDTREGERRLATVAAICERYGIRVQYSVFECRLPSHKVLQLMDELRSVIDFVQDSVRIYRIESGFEKCCTCIGRDQANQWEPWIL; this is translated from the coding sequence ATGGACATTCTCGTCACCTATGACATTGCGACAGACACACGGGAAGGCGAGCGACGTCTGGCCACGGTCGCAGCGATATGTGAGCGGTATGGCATTCGAGTACAGTATTCTGTGTTTGAGTGCAGACTACCGAGCCACAAAGTCCTTCAGTTGATGGACGAGCTGCGATCGGTCATAGATTTCGTGCAGGACTCCGTGAGGATTTACAGGATCGAGAGTGGATTCGAGAAGTGTTGTACGTGCATTGGTCGGGACCAGGCGAACCAGTGGGAACCCTGGATACTGTGA